A single genomic interval of Mycolicibacterium sp. MU0053 harbors:
- a CDS encoding enoyl-CoA hydratase, which translates to MSSELVLYSVTDRVALVTVNDPDRRNAVTDAMSAQLRAAVEQAEADTGVHALVITGAGKAFCAGADLSALGSAAEEGLLRIYDGFMAIGNCSLPTIAAVNGAAVGAGLNLALAADVRIAGPHANFDPRFQKLGIHPGGGATWMLQRGVGPQAARAALLFGMRFDAEAAVAHGLALQVADDPVAAALELAAGPAAAPREVVLATKATMRATFSPGTVDTDLHHAAMRTELGPQATSIQSPEFQARLQAAQRK; encoded by the coding sequence ATGAGTTCTGAGCTGGTGCTTTACTCCGTCACCGACCGCGTCGCGCTGGTCACCGTCAACGATCCCGACCGGCGCAACGCGGTCACCGACGCGATGTCGGCGCAGCTGCGCGCCGCGGTCGAGCAGGCCGAGGCCGACACCGGCGTGCACGCGCTGGTCATCACCGGCGCCGGCAAGGCCTTCTGCGCCGGCGCCGACCTCAGCGCGCTCGGGTCGGCCGCCGAGGAGGGCCTGCTGCGCATCTACGACGGCTTCATGGCGATCGGCAACTGCTCGCTGCCCACCATCGCCGCGGTCAACGGGGCCGCCGTCGGCGCCGGACTCAACCTCGCGCTGGCCGCCGACGTCCGCATCGCCGGTCCGCACGCCAATTTCGACCCGCGCTTTCAGAAGCTCGGCATCCATCCCGGCGGCGGCGCCACCTGGATGTTGCAGCGCGGCGTGGGGCCTCAGGCCGCCCGGGCCGCCTTGCTGTTCGGGATGCGCTTCGACGCCGAGGCCGCCGTCGCGCACGGCCTGGCCCTGCAGGTGGCCGACGATCCCGTCGCCGCGGCCCTGGAGCTGGCCGCCGGTCCCGCGGCCGCACCGCGCGAGGTGGTGCTGGCGACCAAGGCGACCATGCGTGCCACCTTCTCCCCCGGCACCGTCGACACCGACCTGCACCACGCCGCGATGCGCACCGAACTCGGCCCGCAGGCCACGTCCATCCAGTCACCGGAGTTCCAGGCGCGCCTGCAGGCCGCGCAACGCAAGTAG